Sequence from the Candidatus Glassbacteria bacterium genome:
GCCAGGGACCTGGTCCATTTCTCGTTTATCACGTTTTTTATCGTGATGGCCGTCCTGCTGGCCGACCGCTACTATCTGGGCGGCCGGGATAGGTTGATCGAGCTGACACCCGAGGCGCTGGACCGTCTCGAAAGCGAGTCTCTCTGGTACGGTATCTACCTCCAGGGCTCGAAAATCGGCTACTCGCGCAACACCACCACCGTGCTCGACTCGACGATTATCTCCACCGATCATACGTTCCTGTCGTTCTCGATGATCGGCAGCCGCCAGGAGGTCAACAGTTACTCGCGGGCGGTGACCGATACGCTGATGCGCCTGCAGTCATTCGTGTTCAGCCTGACTGGCCGGGACACCGACTACGGNNNNNNNNNNGGGTTGACGGTAACGTGCTGAACGTGGTGCTGACTGTCGCCGGTGAAAGCCGGGGAGAACGGATCGAGATCGAGGAGCCGCCGCAGCTGCCGTCCACGATCCAGTTGCTGCTCAACGACGAACAGATCGAAGCGGGAGGGCGTTACACTACAACGGTCTTCGATCCCTCGGCGATGAAAAACGTGCCGCTGGTAATCGAGGCGGCCGGGGATACCGTTATCCGTTACGGCGGCGAACTGGTCGAGGTACGGAGGGTGCGCCAGGAGATGAGCGGACTGGAGATTGTGAGCTTTATCGACAGCGCGGGCCGGGTGATCGAGGAACGCAGCGGGATGGGTTACCGCCTGGTGCTGGAGGATGAGGAAACCGCACGCAACGGCGAGTGGAACGACGGCACCACCGACATCCAGAAACTGGTGGCGGTTGAACCGGACCGTCACCTGCCCTACGCGCGGGAGCTGGTGACGCTCAAGGTGGAGATTACCGGGCTGGACGGCGACACCCTGCTGCTCAACGGCGGGCCGCAGAGCTACGACCCGCCGGTGCTGGTCGTACATGGCCGCGGTCCCGACAGGTCCGCGCCGGCCGAGGATATCCTGCCCGAGGTGCGCGACGCGGCCCTGGCGTCGAGCCAGTTCGTGCTCAGCGAACACCCCCGCCTGCTGGAGCTGGCCACCAGCGTCGTCGACCTGAACGCTCCGGACGAGGACAAGATCAGGCAGATTCTCGACTGGCTGGAAGACAATATCGTCGTCAAACCGATTTTCAGTATCCCCAGCACGCTGGAAGTAATGCAGCGGCGCAGCGGCGACTGCAACGAGTTCGCGGTGATGTTCGCCTCGCTGGCCCGCGCTGCCGGAATCCCGACCAGAATTGCGATGGGGCTGGTGTACGTGGACGATGCGTTTTATTACCACGCCTGGTGCGAATGCTACCTGGATCGCTGGGTGGGCGTGGATCCGGTGTTCGGGCAGTTTCCGGCCGATGCGACCCATCTGCGCTTTATCGCCGGAACGATGGACCGCCAGGTGGAAATCCTGCCGCTGATCGGTAAGGTGGGCGTAAAGGTGATCGAGAGCGAGACGGGTCTGGAGGACCTTAGATGATCGAGCTGACCGGGGTGACAAAGAAGTACGGCGAGTTCACGGCCGTGGACGATATCTCCCTGCGGGTCGAACAGGGTGAGCTGTTCGGGTTCCTGGGGCCGAACGGAGCGGGCAAAACCACCACGATCAAGATGATCACGGGTTTGCTGCAGCCAACCGCCGGCACGGTCCGCGTGGCCGGTTTCGACCTGGCCGAGCAGCCGGAAGAGGCCAAGCGGCGGGTGGGCTTTATCCCGGACAGGCCGTTTATCTACAACCGTCTGACAGCGGTAGAGTTCCTGCGGTTCATGGGCGGGCTGTGGGAGATGCCCGCAGCGGAAATTGCGGAGCGCGGCGGCAGGCTGCTGGAACTTTTCGACCTGACAGGCTGGCAGGACGAGCTGGTGGAGAGTTACAGCCACGGGATGCGCCAGAAGCTGATCCTCTCCGGTGCGCTGCTCCACGACCCGGACGTGATCGTGGTGGACGAGCCGATGGTGGGACTGGACCCGGCCAGTATCCGGCTGGTCAAGGATATTTTCCGCGAACTCTGCTCGCGGGGCCGCAGCGTGTTCATGTCCACCCACACCCTGGCGGTGGCCGAGGAAACGTGCAGCCGTGTGGCGATAATCCAGAACGGGCG
This genomic interval carries:
- a CDS encoding transglutaminase domain-containing protein, which translates into the protein MLNVVLTVAGESRGERIEIEEPPQLPSTIQLLLNDEQIEAGGRYTTTVFDPSAMKNVPLVIEAAGDTVIRYGGELVEVRRVRQEMSGLEIVSFIDSAGRVIEERSGMGYRLVLEDEETARNGEWNDGTTDIQKLVAVEPDRHLPYARELVTLKVEITGLDGDTLLLNGGPQSYDPPVLVVHGRGPDRSAPAEDILPEVRDAALASSQFVLSEHPRLLELATSVVDLNAPDEDKIRQILDWLEDNIVVKPIFSIPSTLEVMQRRSGDCNEFAVMFASLARAAGIPTRIAMGLVYVDDAFYYHAWCECYLDRWVGVDPVFGQFPADATHLRFIAGTMDRQVEILPLIGKVGVKVIESETGLEDLR
- a CDS encoding ABC transporter ATP-binding protein — encoded protein: MIELTGVTKKYGEFTAVDDISLRVEQGELFGFLGPNGAGKTTTIKMITGLLQPTAGTVRVAGFDLAEQPEEAKRRVGFIPDRPFIYNRLTAVEFLRFMGGLWEMPAAEIAERGGRLLELFDLTGWQDELVESYSHGMRQKLILSGALLHDPDVIVVDEPMVGLDPASIRLVKDIFRELCSRGRSVFMSTHTLAVAEETCSRVAIIQNGRIRAEGTLEELRHLSRKEDSGLEEVFLSLTAGEKIKKIDWWKGR